From a single Opisthocomus hoazin isolate bOpiHoa1 chromosome 6, bOpiHoa1.hap1, whole genome shotgun sequence genomic region:
- the MED8 gene encoding mediator of RNA polymerase II transcription subunit 8, with protein MQREEKQLELTLEALISQVADLKNSLVSFIYKLENEYDRLAWPSVLDSFALLSGQLNTLNKVLKHEKTPLLRNQVIIPLVLSPDRDEEIMRQTEGRVPVFSHEVVPDHLRTKPDPEVEEQEKQLITDAARISPDVAQKQIQSLNKMCSNLLEKISKEERESESGGLRQNKQTFNPADTNALVAAVAFGKGLSNRRPPGSGGSVQSGQPGAGAIIAGASGMQQVPMSGAPAQQQPMLAGVQMAQAGQPGKMPSGIKTNIKSASMHPYQR; from the exons ATGCAG agagaggagaagcagctggagtTGACCCTGGAGGCACTCATCAGTCAGGTGGCTGACCTGAAGAACTCCTTGGTCAGTTTTATCTACAAGCTGGAGAATGAGTATGACCGACTCGCATG GCCTTCAGTTCTGGACAGCTTTGCATTGCTCTCAGGGCAGCTGAACACTTTGAATAAAGTGCTAAAGCATGAGAAGACCCCGCTATTGCGAAACCAGGTTATCATACCCCTAGTGCTGTCTCCAGACCGCGATGAGGAGATCATG CGGCAGACAGAGGGGCGTGTGCCGGTGTTCAGCCATGAGGTAGTGCCTGACCATCTTCGAACTAAGCCTGACCCCGaggtggaggagcaggagaagcagctgaTCACAGATGCAGCTCGAATTAGCCCTGATGTGGCACAG AAACAGATCCAAAGTCTGAATAAAATGTGCTCAAATCTGCTGGAGAAAATCAGCAAGGAGGAGCGTGAATCTGAAAGTGGAG GTTTACGACAGAACAAGCAGACTTTCAACCCTGCAGATACCAATGCGCTGGTGGCAGCTGTGGCCTTTGGGAAAGGACTGTCAAACCGGAGACCCCCTGGCTCTGGAGGATCCGTCCAGTCAGGCCAGCCAGGAGCTGGTGCCATCATTGCAGGTGCCTCAGGCATGCAGCAGGTCCCAATGTCAGGTgcaccagctcagcagcagccaatGCTGGCAGGAGTACAGATGGCACAAGCAGGACAGCCAG gaaAAATGCCAAGTGGCATAAAAACAAACATCAAATCTGCCTCAATGCATCCATATCAGAGATGA